In Streptomyces sp. HUAS ZL42, the DNA window CTTCGGTGTCGATCACGCCGATCACTTCCCAGGCCAGCAGGTCCACCCATGTCCGGTTTCGTGGGGTTAATGGGCACATACCCGATATCCAGGTGGCAGTACCGCCGGGGAGGGCACCCTGTGGCACGAACGGCGTACGAGGCGTTGCGGCGCCACCCGGCTCGGTCGGACGAGTGGTCAGCCGCCTGCCGACTCGGGCGGCCCGGGAGTGGAACAGATCTGCCGTACCGCCGGGACGTCCTGGTCCAGCCAGGGCACGGTCCAGATCTCGGCGGGTGTGAGCCAGCGGAGTTCGTCGTGGTCCTGGAGGGGCTTGGGTTCGGCGGAGCCGGGGCGCAGCCGGGCGGTCCAGACGTGCAGGACGTACGGCGGTTTCAGGGGCCACTCCCCCGGGACGCGCTCGACGGCCTCGGCCTCGACGCCGAGTTCCTCGCGCAACTCGCGCACGAGGGCCGCTTCGGGCGTCTCGCCCGGTTCGACCTTGCCGCCGGGGAGTTCCCAGCGGCCGGCCAGCTCGGGGGGTGCGCTGCGGCGGGCGGCGAGAAGGCGGTCGCCGTCGAGCAGGGCCGCCCCGACCACCACGATCCGTTCCGTCATGGGCCGGAGCCTACGGGAACGCCGGGCACCCGGGTCAGTTGCGGGTGCCGTCTCCGTTATGGCCGATGCGCTCGACCCAGTACAGCTGCTTGTGTCCGCGACTGTCGAGGCTGTCCGCGATCTTCTGGGCCTCGGCGCGGGTGGCATACCTGCCCACGCGGTAGCGATTGCCGTTGTCGTCCTGCCGTATGACGAGCCAGGGAAGCGAGATGGTGCTGCCGTCGTTCATCGCGCCCCTCCACTTCCCGTCCGTGACCCGGGCCGTGCGCCCTCCAGGGAAACCGCAATCCGCATATGCCCGAGCGTACGCCCAACCTTTACGCAGCGAACACGGCTTTTCACAACGAGGTACGCAACCAGCCAGGGCCGCCCCGGGCTCAGGGGGCGCACGTCAACGAACGAACATGCGCCGGCCTCACCACGCAGGGGTGGCGGCACCTCGCGCACATCCAGGGCGACCTGGGAAAACGACCGGAAAGCGACGGGACGTCAGCAGAGCCTGCACAGGGGATCATTGAGGGAGCGCCGGGGACAACTCCCGTAAAAGTGTGCGCTACTTCACTGGGAGGTGGTACGCGACCCGGTAGCGGTCGGCGGGGATCACCACGTCGGCCGTCTCGACCGGGCGGCCCGACGCGTAGTAGGTGCGCTGGACGACGAGGACGACGTGCCCCGGGACGCCGCCGAGGGTGTGGAGTTCCTCGGCGAGGCCGGGGCGGGCGCCGACCTCCTCGGTGACGTTGTCGACGATGACGTCGATGGCGCGCATGCGCTCGACCACGCCCATGCCGCCGAGGGGCCCCTCCTCGGGCAGCATCACGGGGGTACGGCCGGTGACGGCGAGCGGCTCCCAGGAGGTGGAGAGCATCATCGCCGCGCCGCCCTCCCGGAAGACGTACCGCGTGCACATCACACGGTCGCCCGGCTGGATGCCGAGCCGCTCGGCGACGGCACCGCCCGCGGCGGCCTGCTCACTGCTGGACTCCCAGGTGCCGCGCGCCTCGCCGTCGGCCTGCTCCTGGCGGAAGGGTGTGGCGCCGGAGGCCGGGCGGTACCCGGAGCGGGAGATGCGCCGGGGCACGGGCGGCTCGCGCACATACGTCCCCGAACCGGAGCGGCCCTCCACCAGCCCCTCGGCCATCAGTACCTTGCGCGCCTCGAGGGCGACGGTGTCCGAGACGCCGTACTCCTCGCGGATTCTGGCCTGGGAGGGCAGGCGGGTGTGCGGTGGCAGCGAACCGTCGACGATCTTCTTGCGGAGATCACCCGCGACGCGCAGGTACGCCGGCTGCTCACCGAATGTCACTGGCCGCTCCCATCAGGTTGTACAGACAGCAACAGCGTGGCAACCGTGGGTTGTGCCGTGCAAGCAAAGGCCAGAGAATCACTCGATGTGATGACTTGTGGCCGGTGGGGGCTTTACGCAGGCACTTTCTCCGCGGTATAGCCGCGATCACACATCGAGATTGCCGCTTCCACCGCTGCCACCGCCGCTGTCGTAGTCCTCGTCGTACGAAGGCGGGGTGGTGGCCAGGCCCAGAGCCTTGCGTGCGGTGACGGTCGTCTTGCCGTCAACGTACTCGTACCCGCTGTCGTAGTGCTCGTAGAACGTGTCCGCGTCCCCGGCGGCCGCCGCCTTCGCCCAGTCCTTCCTGGCCTGCTCCATGTCCTTGACCAGCGCGGCGACGGGCCGCTGGGCACCGGCCGGCCAGGTGTGCCCGCGCAACGCCTCGATCTGCGCGCCGAGCATGTTCTCGACGTCGGCCGCCCAGTCCTTGTTGCCGTCCAGATCGTCCTCGGCGTAGTCCTCCGGCTCCTCGTACAGCACCGTGTCGATCGCGTTGAGCGCCTTCAGCAAAGCCATCTGGTCCGTGTCGAGGGTCGTCGCGTCGCTGCGCAGCGAGCCGGTCAGGGTGCCGCTCTCGTCCGTGTTGCCGTAGACGCAGGTGATTTCGCGGTCGCCGACGTCCCAGCTCTCCTCGGTGGGGGTGAGGTAGTACACGTCCACGTAGTCGGGCACGGCCCAGAAGTCCATCGTGTAACTCTCCTGGAGCGTGTAGCACTTGTCCTCGGCGACGTCCGTCACGTGGTCGTCGCCGGGGAACGAGTCGCCCGGCAGCGGGATCGTGGCGAACACCTCGCCGTCGTGCCGGCCCGTACAGGGCACCTGGTCGGCGTCGTAGACGGCGTCCTCCAGTGAGTCGCCCGGCACGTCGAAGCACTCGCCCTTGGCGAGCGACATGCTCCCGTTGCCCCCCACTCCGTCCTTGAACCCCTCCCACATCCCCGACCCGGCTCCGGTGGCCAGCAGCACGACCCACAGCGCGAGACCGACGCAGGACAGCACGGAGCCCGCGATCGCCAGCCCCTTGCCCCGCTCGCCCTTCTTCCCGATCTGCACCAGCGCGATCACCCCCAGCACGAGCCCCACGGCCGGCAGGAAGCAGAGCAGGCCGAGCACCAACGAGGCGATCGCGACACCGTTGACGGGCGCGGGGCGCGCGAACGGGCTGTAGCCCTGCCCCCAGGGCTGGTACGGCGGCCCGTAGGGCCCTTGCGCGTAGGGCCCCTGCGGATAGGGGTTCTGGTACGGGCCCTGGAGGGTGGGAGCCTGGAACGGACCCTGATCGGTCGGGGCCTGGAACGGGTTCTGCTCGCCGGGAGCCTGGAACGGGTTCTGCTCGGCGGGAGCCTGGAACGAGTCCTGGGGGGCGGAGGGCTGGTGGGGCCCGGGGGGCGGGGGTATGGACACCGGTACCGTGCTCCTGGTTCGGGCGGCCGGTGCTTCCCCATCTCGGATGCGGAACCGGCGTGAACTGACGTACGACTGAGCGCATGGTAAGCGCGGTACGAGCGGGGGCGATGGGGGTCCCCCCGCTCGAGCGAAGTCGAGAGTGGGGGAGGCGGTCGTGAACGCGACGATTCGGGCTGTGAACGGGCTGACGGCGCGCTGGGCGGCGGCCATGGACGGGGGGACGGTGTTCTCGGCGGCGGGCGTGTGGCCGCTGCTGGCGTTCCTCGCCGACGGCGCGGCGGGCGCGGCGCGGGCGGAGCTCGCGGAGGCGCTCGGACTGCCCGCGGAGCAGGCGGCCGGTGCGGCACGGGAGTTGCTCGCGGGGATGGGATCCATCCGCGGGCTGGACACGGCCCTGGGACTGTGGACCAAGCGCACCCTGGAGCTGCGCGAGGAGTGGGAGGCGGGGCTGCCCGCCGAGGCGCACGGCGTGCTCACCGGGGATCTCACGGCCGACCGGCAGGCGCTGGACGCATGGGCCGCGAAGCGGACCGACGGGCTCGTCGAGCGCATGCCGGTCGTGCTCAGGGAGGACACGGAACTGGTGCTGGCGAGCGCGCTCGCCCTGCGTACGCAGTGGCTCACGCCTTTCTGGGAGGTCCCGCTGGACACGCCGTACGAGCCCTGGGCCACCACCGAACGGCTCGGTCTGCGCCGCTCCGGCGCGGTGCTCGACCGAGTCGGCGTGGCGGACACCCCCGACGGCTTCGTCACCGAGCTGAAGGTGCTGGGCGGCAACGCCCTGGACGTCCATCTGCTGCTGGGCGAGGAGCGGATGACGCCGGGGCAGGTGCTGGGGGCGGGCGTCGACATCCTCGCGCGCAGGCACACGGTCGTGTCCGGTCCCCTGCTCCCGTACGGCGATGTGGGGCCCGGCCTGCGCGTGGAGAAGGTGCGCTGTGCGAGGCCCGAGCCGCCGTCGCTGGACGTGACGACCGTGGCGTACGACATGATGGCCAGCCACGATCTGCTGGAGTTGCACCGGCTGTTCGGTCTGACCACGGCGCGGGACGCCCGGCAGGGGCACTTCCCGGGCATCGGCGGCTTCCCGCTCGCCATCGGTTCGGCAAAGCAGTCCACGATGGCCAGGTTCGGCGCGCTTGGCTTCGAGGCCGCGGCGGTGACGGCGTTCGCCGCGGCCCCGGGCGGGGTGCCGGAGTTCCGCTATGTGACGACCAGGATCAGCGCCGTCTTCGACCGCCCCTTCGGCTTCCTCGCCCTGCACCGCCACTCGCGGCTGGTGCTCGCGGCGGGCTGGGTCACGGATCCGCTGCCGTATCCCGAACTCTCCTGGGAGGACGACGAATGAGTGGGTTGACGGCGGAGACGGTCCGCGTGGTCAACGGACTGACGGCGAGATGGGCACGGACGGCCACGCGGGGCACGGTCCTCTCGGCGGCGGGCGTGTGGCCGCTGCTGGCCTTCCTCGCGGACGGGGCGGGGGGTGCGGCGCGGGCGGAGCTGACGGCGGCGCTCGGCTCGGCCGCCGACCAGGCGGCCACGAGGGCAGGGGAGTTGCTCGCCGGGATGGAGGCGATGCCCGGCGTGGAGTCCGCCCTCGGTCTGTGGACCGATCGTGCGCTGGAGCTGCGGGAGGAGTGGCGGGCCGGGCTGCCCGCGGAGGTGCACGGGGTGCTGACCCATGACCTCGAGGCCTCCCAGGAGGCACTGAACGCGTGGGCGGCGAAGCGGACGGGTGGGCTGATCGAGCGCATGCCGGTCACGCTGACGGAGGACGCCAGGATGGTCCTCGCCACCGCGCTCGTCCTGCGCACGGACTGGCCGCGTCCCTTCACGGAGGTCATGCGACGCCCGGCCGCCGGGCCGTGGCAGGGCCGCACGCTGCTCGGGCTGCACCGCAGGGGCGTCCGGCCGGACCGGATCGGCGTGGCGGACACGCCCGAGGGCCACGTCACCGTGCTGAAGGTGCCGGGTGACAACGGCCTCGACGTCCATCTGCTGCTCGGGGAGGAGCGGATGGCTCCCGGTCCGGTGCTGAGGACGGCCGTGGACGTCCTGGCCGGAGCGCTGCCCGTCGTCGCGGGTGGTCGACTCCCCTACGGTCAGGCGGGACCCGGCCTGACCGTGGAGCGGCAGCCCTCCATGACGCCGGAGCCGGTCACCCTCGACGTCACGACCATGGCGTTCGACGTACGGGCCGACCACGACCTGCTGGCGCTGCACCGCCTGTTCGGGCTCACGACGGCCCGGGACACCGGGCAGGGCCACTTCCCCGGCATCAGCGGCGCCCCGCTCGCCGTCGGGGCGGCCGGGCAGTCCGCGGTCGCGCAGTTCGGCGCGCTCGGCTTCCGGGCCGCCGCGGTGTCGGCCGTCATGCCGGTGGCGGCGGGCAGCGGCCCTCCGCAGTATCCGTACGAAACCACGGTCGTCCGGGCGGTCTTCGACCGTCCCTTCGGCTTCGTGGCCGTGCACCGGGAGACGCGCCTCGTCCTCGCGACGGGCTGGGTCGCGGAGGCGACGCCGTACGACGCGAGGACGAGGGCCGGTGGGTGGTGAGCGTCAGAACTGGAGCGCCCAGGCGTCGATCCGCCCGGTGTCCAGCGCCGCGTTGTCGCTGACCCTCAGCTTCCACGTGCCGTTGGCCACCTCGGAAGAGGCGTTCACCGTGTACGTGGTGTCGATGTTGTCCGAACTGCCGCCGGTGGAGTACGCCTTGAGGGTGTACGCCGTGCCGTCGGGGGCGATCAGCTGGACCTGAAGGTCACCGATGTACGTGTGGACGATGTGCACCTCGACGGCCAGGGCCGAGGGCGCGTTGCCGGAGACACCGGAGACGGTGATCGGGGACTCGACCGTGGAGTTGTCGTTGATCGCGTAGTCGCCGGTGTTCTCGAAGCGCGGGCCGGTCGGAGGCGGGGTCGTACCGCCACCGCCCACGTACAGGAGCCGGTTGGGTGAGCCGGTGCCGGGGCTGGTGACGACGCCGGTGGTCGCGGCGGACGTCAGCGCCGAGGCGACCTGGGCGGGCGTGGCCGTGGGGTTGTCGGCCAGCCAGACCGCCGCGGCGCCGGTCACGTGCGGGGTCGCCATGGACGTACCGGAGATGGTGTTGGTGGCGGAGTCACTGCTGTTCCACGACGAGGTGATGGACGAGCCGGGGGCGAAGATGTCCAGCACGGAGCCGTAGTTGGAGTAGCTGGCACGGGCGTCGCTGCTCGTGGTCGCGCCGACGGTGATGGCCTCGGTCACCCGGGCCGGCGAGTAACTCGACGCGTTGGCACCGTCGTTGCCCGCGGCGACCGCGAACGTGACCCCGGCGGCGATGGCGTTGCGTACGGCCGTGTCGAGGGCGGAGTCCGCGCCGCCGCCGAGCGACATGTTGGCGACGGCCGGCTTGACCGCGTTCCGGGCGACCCAGTCGATGCCGGCGACGACCTGGGCGGTGGTGCCGGAACCGGAGTTGTTCAGCACGCGGACGCCGACGATCTTCGCCTTCTTGGCGACGCCGTAGGCGTTGCCCGCGACCGTGCCGGCGACGTGTGTGCCGTGGCCGTTGCCGTCCTGGGCGGTGTTGTCGTTGTCGACGGCGTCGTAGCCGTAGGAGGCGCGGCCGCCGAAGTCGCTGTGGGTGATGCGGACACCGGTGTCGATGATGTACGCCGTCACGCCCTGCCCGGCCGAGTCCGGGTAGGTGTAGGAGCTGTTGAGCGGGAGGGCCTTCTGGTCGATGCGGTCCAGGCCCCAGGAGGGCGGGCTGGGCTGGGTCGCGTCGATGTGGAAGGTGCGGTTCTGGACGACGGAGGCGACGGCCGGGTCGGCGGCGAGACGTTTCGCCTCGGTCTCGGAGGCCTCGACCGCGTAGCCGTTGAGGGCCTTGCTGTAGGTGCGCTCGATGCTCGCGCCGTACTGCCTGGCGATGGCCCTGCCCTCGGCGG includes these proteins:
- a CDS encoding (deoxy)nucleoside triphosphate pyrophosphohydrolase, whose product is MTERIVVVGAALLDGDRLLAARRSAPPELAGRWELPGGKVEPGETPEAALVRELREELGVEAEAVERVPGEWPLKPPYVLHVWTARLRPGSAEPKPLQDHDELRWLTPAEIWTVPWLDQDVPAVRQICSTPGPPESAGG
- a CDS encoding SPOR domain-containing protein, whose amino-acid sequence is MNDGSTISLPWLVIRQDDNGNRYRVGRYATRAEAQKIADSLDSRGHKQLYWVERIGHNGDGTRN
- a CDS encoding GntR family transcriptional regulator — encoded protein: MTFGEQPAYLRVAGDLRKKIVDGSLPPHTRLPSQARIREEYGVSDTVALEARKVLMAEGLVEGRSGSGTYVREPPVPRRISRSGYRPASGATPFRQEQADGEARGTWESSSEQAAAGGAVAERLGIQPGDRVMCTRYVFREGGAAMMLSTSWEPLAVTGRTPVMLPEEGPLGGMGVVERMRAIDVIVDNVTEEVGARPGLAEELHTLGGVPGHVVLVVQRTYYASGRPVETADVVIPADRYRVAYHLPVK
- a CDS encoding DUF4190 domain-containing protein, translated to MSIPPPPGPHQPSAPQDSFQAPAEQNPFQAPGEQNPFQAPTDQGPFQAPTLQGPYQNPYPQGPYAQGPYGPPYQPWGQGYSPFARPAPVNGVAIASLVLGLLCFLPAVGLVLGVIALVQIGKKGERGKGLAIAGSVLSCVGLALWVVLLATGAGSGMWEGFKDGVGGNGSMSLAKGECFDVPGDSLEDAVYDADQVPCTGRHDGEVFATIPLPGDSFPGDDHVTDVAEDKCYTLQESYTMDFWAVPDYVDVYYLTPTEESWDVGDREITCVYGNTDESGTLTGSLRSDATTLDTDQMALLKALNAIDTVLYEEPEDYAEDDLDGNKDWAADVENMLGAQIEALRGHTWPAGAQRPVAALVKDMEQARKDWAKAAAAGDADTFYEHYDSGYEYVDGKTTVTARKALGLATTPPSYDEDYDSGGGSGGSGNLDV
- a CDS encoding serpin family protein, whose protein sequence is MDGGTVFSAAGVWPLLAFLADGAAGAARAELAEALGLPAEQAAGAARELLAGMGSIRGLDTALGLWTKRTLELREEWEAGLPAEAHGVLTGDLTADRQALDAWAAKRTDGLVERMPVVLREDTELVLASALALRTQWLTPFWEVPLDTPYEPWATTERLGLRRSGAVLDRVGVADTPDGFVTELKVLGGNALDVHLLLGEERMTPGQVLGAGVDILARRHTVVSGPLLPYGDVGPGLRVEKVRCARPEPPSLDVTTVAYDMMASHDLLELHRLFGLTTARDARQGHFPGIGGFPLAIGSAKQSTMARFGALGFEAAAVTAFAAAPGGVPEFRYVTTRISAVFDRPFGFLALHRHSRLVLAAGWVTDPLPYPELSWEDDE
- a CDS encoding serpin family protein, producing the protein MSGLTAETVRVVNGLTARWARTATRGTVLSAAGVWPLLAFLADGAGGAARAELTAALGSAADQAATRAGELLAGMEAMPGVESALGLWTDRALELREEWRAGLPAEVHGVLTHDLEASQEALNAWAAKRTGGLIERMPVTLTEDARMVLATALVLRTDWPRPFTEVMRRPAAGPWQGRTLLGLHRRGVRPDRIGVADTPEGHVTVLKVPGDNGLDVHLLLGEERMAPGPVLRTAVDVLAGALPVVAGGRLPYGQAGPGLTVERQPSMTPEPVTLDVTTMAFDVRADHDLLALHRLFGLTTARDTGQGHFPGISGAPLAVGAAGQSAVAQFGALGFRAAAVSAVMPVAAGSGPPQYPYETTVVRAVFDRPFGFVAVHRETRLVLATGWVAEATPYDARTRAGGW
- a CDS encoding S8 family peptidase gives rise to the protein MAVMRHRRLAVTVAATTAALAASLVSALPAGAAAAAPEGRIQYEGAANAVADSYIVTLKSGAARAGSAEGRAIARQYGASIERTYSKALNGYAVEASETEAKRLAADPAVASVVQNRTFHIDATQPSPPSWGLDRIDQKALPLNSSYTYPDSAGQGVTAYIIDTGVRITHSDFGGRASYGYDAVDNDNTAQDGNGHGTHVAGTVAGNAYGVAKKAKIVGVRVLNNSGSGTTAQVVAGIDWVARNAVKPAVANMSLGGGADSALDTAVRNAIAAGVTFAVAAGNDGANASSYSPARVTEAITVGATTSSDARASYSNYGSVLDIFAPGSSITSSWNSSDSATNTISGTSMATPHVTGAAAVWLADNPTATPAQVASALTSAATTGVVTSPGTGSPNRLLYVGGGGTTPPPTGPRFENTGDYAINDNSTVESPITVSGVSGNAPSALAVEVHIVHTYIGDLQVQLIAPDGTAYTLKAYSTGGSSDNIDTTYTVNASSEVANGTWKLRVSDNAALDTGRIDAWALQF